A stretch of Schistocerca cancellata isolate TAMUIC-IGC-003103 chromosome 3, iqSchCanc2.1, whole genome shotgun sequence DNA encodes these proteins:
- the LOC126176092 gene encoding piggyBac transposable element-derived protein 4-like, producing the protein MASDMDKHVLQWLDDGNDDCVDDPDFSCSSKSHDSSASNISDQDNNEVSYVRDSTNNVVLSSKIDAMFRPRKAMPNVVIPAVLAKLDGSASELDVFEKIFTPSLFIFISQCMSQRLQMIKKTTIQSTDPGEIRDRCKVLLSKLYLNFPEKPDTAGKLYYLESIVACLRNTFQKAKSESTAQSIDRSMVKFKGRSALKQYLPMKPVKHGIKIWMRSDSVTGYTCDFNIYCGKDANNLDGTLDFFTSICLMDTLPFAAVGTCMANRKNVPKLTKKLARRECEFLCNLSGTLWCKWQDTIEVMLVSNCHSNDVCTVNRKAKDGSKLVVECLVALKTYNEYMGGVDLADQMSTLYDLDRKSDKWWKKVFYKLLLTIVVNAWILQKEIQHKTVPLKHFLVNLAEQMIAKGQKTAKVQRKYSTGRPSKRARETYVKGRLQCTEIIVENGDILESRQSRIF; encoded by the exons ATGGCTTCTGATATGGATAAACATGTCTTGCAGTGGCTTGATGATGGCAATGATGACTGTGTTGATGATCCTGACTTCTCTTGCAGTTCTAAATCACATGATAGCAGTGCATCTAACATAAGTGACCAAGACAACAATGAGGTTTCATACGTCAGAGATTCAACTAACAATGTAGTGTTGTCATCAAAGATAGATGCAATGTTCAGACCTCGAAAGGCTATGCCAAACGTGGTAATTCCAGCTGTATTAGCAAAATTGGATGGGAGTGCTTCAGAACTAGACGTCTTTGAGAAAATATTTACTCCCAgtctttttatatttatctctcagTGTATGAGTCAGAGACTACAAATGATAAAGAAAACCACAATTCAGAGCACAGACCCTGGAGAAATTAG AGATAGGTGCAAAGTGTTACTTTCTAAACTGTACTTGAATTTCCCTGAGAaaccagacacagctggtaagctttACTACCTAGAGTCAATAGTCGCTTGTCTGAGAAACACTTTTCAGAAAGCCAAGTCGGAAAGTACAGCACAAAGCATTGACAGGTCTATGGTAAAGTTCAAAGGAAGGTCAGCCTTGAAACAATACCTTCCTATGAAGCCAGTGAAGCATGGGATAAAGATATGGATGAGGAGTGATTCTGTAACAGGCTACACATGTGACTTCAACATATATTGTGGAAAGGATGCAAATAATTTGGATGGCACATTGG ATTTTTTTACATCAATTTGTTTGATGGATACCTTGCCATTTGCAGCTGTTGGTACATGTATGGCTAACAGGAAAAATGTGCCAAAGTTAACAAAGAAACTTGCTCGGAGGGAATGTGAGTTCCTTTGCAATTTGTCTGGTACGTTGTGGTGTAAATGGCAGGACACCATAGAAGTAATGTTGGTCAGTAACTGTCATTCTAATGATGTATGTACAGTGAACAGAAAAGCAAAAGATGGATCTAAATTGGTTGTAGAATGTCTAGTGGCACTGAAAACTTATAACGAGTATATGGGTGGCGTGGACTTGGCTGATCAGATGAGTACACTGTATGATTTAGACAGAAAATCTGATAAATGGTGGAAGAAAGTGTTCTACAAACTGTTGCTAACTATTGTTGTAAATGCCTGGATTTTACAAAAGGAAATTCAACacaagacagtgccactaaaacattTTCTAGTGAACCTAGCAGAGCAGATGATTGCCAAGGGACAAAAGACTGCCAAGGTACAGCGGAAATACTCAACTGGGCGTCCTTCTAAGAGAGCAAGAG AAACATACGTGAAAGGTAGATTACAGTGTACAGAAATTATAGTTGAGAATGGAGATATATTGGAGAGTAGACaatcaagaattttttaa